A genomic stretch from Fodinibius salinus includes:
- a CDS encoding DUF4342 domain-containing protein, which produces MESSNSRKTFSQELQGTITEIISQVKRLIKEGNARRVIIEDKNGKVLFQTQLTIGVGGAAVLTTIAPVVSAISMFALFMNDVKIIVERYENGDEYEVEADFIEIRDEDEENDTSSAAQEDDEEINKTIGKDSEE; this is translated from the coding sequence ATGGAATCTTCAAACAGCCGGAAAACATTTAGCCAAGAACTGCAAGGCACAATAACAGAAATCATCAGCCAGGTTAAGAGACTGATTAAAGAAGGAAATGCGCGCCGCGTCATCATCGAAGACAAAAACGGGAAAGTGCTTTTTCAAACCCAGCTGACAATTGGCGTAGGCGGGGCTGCAGTATTAACCACCATTGCGCCCGTAGTTTCGGCCATAAGCATGTTCGCTCTATTTATGAATGATGTGAAAATTATCGTTGAGCGATACGAGAATGGCGATGAATACGAGGTGGAAGCTGACTTTATTGAAATCCGTGACGAGGATGAGGAAAATGATACGTCTTCTGCAGCACAAGAAGATGATGAAGAAATAAATAAAACAATAGGAAAAGATAGTGAGGAGTAA
- a CDS encoding YifB family Mg chelatase-like AAA ATPase produces MLSRVYCASTIGVDARLIEVEVNRSGGGMPKYFLVGLPDRAVSESSDRIDAALKNSGAEFPDGRITVNLAPADLPKEGSAFDLPIAVTLLNVSGQIKTDKLEDTLILGELALDGKLRAVKGVLPMAVQARDKGLKNMVVPSENGPEAAVVEGIDVYSFEHLTEVMEWLRDEDSHERLDVDVKEMFRQNGEGKVLDFSDVRGQENVKRAIEVAAAGGHNVIMVGPPGSGKTMIARRLPDILPPLTLDEALETTKIHSVSGLLPGGKALVTDRPFRSPHHTVSDVALVGGGSIPMPGEISMAHNGVLFLDELPEFKRSALEVMRQPLEDGSVSISRARMSVSYPSRIMLVASMNPSPTGDWYDPADPGGASPSQMQRYLSKISGPMLDRIDLHIEVQKVSYDELSSKSKGESSATIRQRVVEARDLQTQRFEGIEGVYCNAQMNTKMSRKICTLDETSAQMLKKAITSLGLSARAYDRILKVSRTIADLEDSEEIRSNHIAEAIQYRSLDREGWLG; encoded by the coding sequence ATGCTTTCACGTGTTTATTGTGCTTCTACCATTGGCGTTGATGCCAGACTCATTGAAGTTGAAGTTAACAGATCGGGCGGCGGTATGCCCAAATACTTTTTAGTGGGATTGCCTGATCGGGCCGTCAGTGAATCCAGTGACCGGATTGATGCTGCTCTTAAAAACTCCGGTGCTGAGTTCCCGGACGGACGCATCACCGTAAACTTAGCGCCGGCTGATCTTCCTAAAGAGGGTAGTGCCTTTGATCTGCCCATTGCCGTAACGTTGCTAAACGTATCGGGACAAATAAAGACAGATAAGCTTGAGGATACGCTCATCTTGGGAGAGTTGGCACTGGATGGAAAGTTGCGTGCTGTTAAGGGTGTGCTGCCCATGGCTGTGCAGGCACGCGACAAAGGATTAAAAAATATGGTAGTGCCTTCCGAAAATGGCCCCGAAGCAGCGGTCGTTGAAGGTATTGATGTGTATTCGTTTGAGCACTTAACCGAAGTGATGGAATGGCTGCGTGATGAAGATAGTCACGAGCGGCTCGATGTAGATGTAAAAGAAATGTTTCGTCAGAACGGAGAGGGTAAGGTGTTAGACTTTAGTGACGTGCGCGGACAAGAAAATGTAAAACGCGCAATCGAAGTAGCGGCGGCCGGAGGACATAATGTCATTATGGTAGGTCCGCCGGGGTCGGGCAAGACAATGATAGCTCGACGCCTGCCTGATATTTTACCACCACTAACGCTTGATGAGGCATTGGAGACTACGAAAATTCATTCTGTTTCGGGTTTGCTACCTGGTGGTAAAGCCCTGGTAACAGACCGCCCCTTCCGGTCTCCTCACCATACAGTTTCGGATGTTGCCTTGGTTGGAGGTGGTAGTATTCCAATGCCCGGCGAAATTTCTATGGCACATAATGGAGTACTCTTTTTAGATGAGCTACCTGAATTTAAACGCAGCGCCCTCGAAGTAATGCGCCAACCGCTGGAGGACGGTTCTGTTAGTATTTCTCGTGCGCGCATGAGCGTGAGTTATCCAAGCCGTATAATGCTCGTGGCGTCGATGAATCCTTCTCCCACGGGTGACTGGTACGATCCGGCAGACCCGGGCGGGGCATCACCTTCGCAAATGCAACGGTACCTCAGTAAGATAAGTGGTCCTATGCTCGATCGTATTGACCTGCATATTGAAGTACAGAAAGTGAGTTATGATGAACTGTCTAGCAAATCAAAAGGAGAATCTTCGGCAACCATTCGCCAGCGTGTGGTAGAAGCACGGGACTTGCAGACACAGCGATTTGAAGGAATAGAAGGCGTGTATTGCAATGCACAAATGAATACTAAAATGTCTCGAAAGATTTGCACTCTCGATGAGACCAGTGCCCAAATGCTCAAAAAAGCTATTACTTCATTGGGACTTTCGGCACGTGCCTATGATCGAATTCTAAAAGTATCGCGTACTATCGCCGATCTTGAGGACAGCGAAGAAATTCGATCCAATCATATTGCAGAGGCTATTCAATACCGCAGTCTGGATCGTGAAGGGTGGTTGGGGTAG
- a CDS encoding SusD/RagB family nutrient-binding outer membrane lipoprotein, producing the protein MKKLIISLLALAFLLGSCDLTELNKNEKDPSDVPGEPLFSNAQVNMGTFLHNTNVNVNIFKLISQQWTTTTYTAEPRYEIDTRAIPDNVWITLYRDVLVDLQESKAKIKNDEFIPAGEKKNKIATIEVMNVLAYSTLAKIFGDVPYGKEALDPKNTQPSYTDDAEIYENLMSRLNTAIGNFDTNAASFGSADVFYNGDVDKWVKFANSLKMRLAITMADAKPSMAQKAIQNAAPNAFTSNADNALIPFQSSPPTTNPVWEALVQSGRDDYLPANTMVDKMNNLNDPRRPIFITKVDTTDDNIDNPEFVGAPYGEQNDYPAFSHFSSEIERRDRPGMILSYSEVEFILAEAVERGYSVSGTAQSHYNEAIRADMEFWGVSNSDINTYLAQTSVDYSTAPGTWKEKIGTQKWLGSFLQGIQGWTVARRLDYPKLVLPPNAQASAVPTRFTYPADEQNFNEQNYNSAASAIGGDELTTKLFWDQN; encoded by the coding sequence ATGAAAAAACTAATAATTTCACTACTCGCACTAGCTTTTCTGCTAGGTTCATGCGATTTAACAGAACTGAATAAAAATGAGAAGGATCCCTCGGATGTTCCCGGGGAACCCTTGTTTTCTAATGCACAAGTGAATATGGGTACATTCCTGCATAACACGAATGTGAATGTAAACATATTCAAACTGATATCTCAGCAGTGGACAACCACAACCTATACTGCAGAACCAAGATACGAAATCGATACACGAGCAATTCCGGATAATGTCTGGATTACACTCTATCGAGATGTATTAGTTGATCTGCAGGAATCCAAAGCGAAAATTAAAAATGATGAATTCATCCCAGCTGGCGAAAAGAAGAATAAAATAGCCACCATCGAGGTGATGAATGTTCTAGCCTATTCAACATTGGCTAAAATATTCGGGGATGTGCCTTATGGTAAGGAAGCGCTGGATCCAAAAAATACTCAGCCATCATACACCGATGACGCAGAAATATATGAGAATCTGATGAGTCGGTTGAATACCGCTATCGGTAATTTTGATACCAACGCTGCCAGCTTTGGAAGTGCTGATGTATTTTATAATGGTGATGTTGACAAATGGGTTAAATTTGCCAACTCGCTTAAAATGCGATTAGCCATTACAATGGCAGACGCCAAGCCCAGCATGGCACAAAAGGCTATTCAAAACGCTGCGCCGAATGCCTTTACTTCCAATGCAGATAATGCACTTATTCCATTTCAGTCATCTCCTCCAACTACGAACCCGGTTTGGGAAGCACTAGTACAAAGTGGACGTGATGATTATCTGCCCGCCAACACGATGGTGGATAAAATGAACAATCTCAATGATCCGCGTCGTCCGATATTCATAACTAAGGTTGACACTACGGATGACAATATCGACAACCCAGAATTCGTGGGGGCTCCTTACGGAGAACAAAATGATTATCCTGCTTTTTCTCACTTTTCGTCTGAGATAGAGCGGCGTGATCGACCCGGGATGATTCTGAGCTACAGCGAAGTTGAATTTATTTTGGCCGAAGCTGTAGAACGCGGTTATAGCGTTAGTGGTACAGCACAATCCCATTACAATGAGGCGATCAGAGCCGATATGGAATTCTGGGGCGTCAGCAATTCAGATATAAACACCTATCTGGCGCAAACCAGTGTAGATTATTCTACGGCTCCGGGTACCTGGAAAGAAAAAATTGGTACCCAGAAATGGCTGGGAAGTTTTCTGCAGGGGATTCAAGGTTGGACAGTAGCAAGACGGCTGGACTACCCCAAGCTTGTACTTCCACCAAATGCACAAGCTTCGGCTGTACCTACTCGGTTTACTTATCCAGCTGATGAGCAGAACTTTAATGAGCAGAACTACAATAGTGCTGCTTCTGCAATAGGTGGAGATGAATTAACCACTAAGCTTTTCTGGGATCAAAACTAA
- a CDS encoding SusC/RagA family TonB-linked outer membrane protein, whose amino-acid sequence MVKKILSLFTFCLIFSASAFAQTGTITGTVTDQSSGETLPSVNIFIVDTQQGTATNPDGEYTIKGVEYGTYTIRASFVGYKTVEQKVTVDQSTVNLDFSLSASTQELEDVVVTAYGVEKEVNDLPYSAQSVDTEQISETGSDDFISALSGRVSGLKVQSASGMGGSTDIVLRGYNSLTGNNQVLFVVDGVPYANNRFNSEATEEGSAGYDYGSTGVDINPDNIASMNVLKGPAAAALYGSRASNGAIVIETKKGTPGQKDVEVQFKSSVGVNMMNSNTFPTYQKEYGAGYVPSFFSEDINGDGNPDEVARYTADASFGPAFDSNRMVYQWESLYSDNPQPEPWTAAENMPSEFFETGTNVQNSISINGGISDGGYYNIGYSQSNIRGMLPNSELDKYKLNFKGGYQVSDKVTVSASINYSKTSGQGRPERGYSTIMSEFRQWWQTNVDIEKQRQSYFRNRKNNTWNLTSDKAGAFYWNNPYFEQYENYASDERDRYVGSAEVKYEVVDWLSFTGRVALDSYNQLIEERQNVNSVGVSSYFRQTESFSEYNFDLLANFNKRLNESVAIDGVVGANIRRSYTEGISASTTGGLLVPGLYSLDNSASSIQYPGETDRKLGVNGYFAQLNVNYNDYLNLSLTGRRDKSSSLPDGENVYYYPSASLGFTFSEFLNNDLLSFGKIRGSWSEVGNTAPAFSLQDTYQRPSNFGSAGRYTLPSTKNNPDLKPERTKSWEVGLQLGFIQDRIFIDASYYDENTIDQILPVNVSAASGYTSQFVNAGNVENRGVEVSFTGIPVQSRNLRWSITANWSKNVNTVKALAPNVNYYELASPQGGVSIGALEGGPYGAIRGSDFINVDGNPVNQDGGEPVVGPGGYYQSTTTSNNVIGNMNPDWRGSISNTVNVQNWTLDVLVDVRWGGDIFSLDQWYGQGTGLYPVTAGLNDKGNPKRDPVAQGGGARLDGVQADGSKNDVYAPVNYAGPYGYFSNPSAAYIYDGSYVKLREVGITYNLPQSLINKSGVLTSASISAKGRNLWIIHKNIPHADPEQNLAGSNVQGYQGGNLPSARNVTLNLKLNF is encoded by the coding sequence ATGGTGAAGAAAATACTATCTCTATTTACGTTCTGCCTGATATTTTCCGCAAGCGCATTTGCGCAGACGGGAACTATTACAGGTACAGTAACCGACCAAAGTTCGGGTGAGACGCTACCCAGTGTCAATATTTTTATCGTTGATACACAGCAGGGTACTGCAACAAACCCCGACGGCGAATACACCATCAAAGGGGTCGAATATGGTACATATACTATTCGAGCCAGTTTCGTTGGTTATAAAACAGTCGAACAAAAAGTTACAGTTGATCAATCAACTGTTAATCTCGACTTTTCTCTTTCTGCCTCTACACAAGAACTTGAAGATGTTGTGGTGACGGCATACGGAGTTGAAAAAGAAGTTAATGACCTTCCGTATTCAGCACAGAGCGTTGATACGGAACAAATTAGCGAAACCGGAAGTGATGATTTCATCAGTGCACTCAGTGGACGCGTTTCCGGCCTGAAGGTCCAATCTGCCAGCGGAATGGGCGGTTCTACGGATATTGTACTGCGTGGTTATAATTCACTAACCGGTAACAACCAAGTATTATTTGTTGTTGACGGTGTGCCTTATGCCAATAATAGGTTTAACTCTGAAGCTACCGAAGAAGGGTCTGCTGGATATGATTACGGCAGTACCGGTGTTGACATTAATCCCGATAATATTGCATCTATGAACGTCCTTAAAGGTCCTGCAGCTGCAGCTCTTTATGGATCACGTGCTTCTAACGGTGCTATTGTTATTGAAACCAAAAAGGGTACCCCTGGACAAAAGGATGTTGAAGTTCAGTTCAAGTCCAGTGTCGGGGTAAACATGATGAACTCAAACACCTTCCCCACCTACCAAAAAGAATACGGTGCAGGCTATGTACCTTCTTTCTTCTCTGAAGATATCAATGGAGATGGTAATCCAGATGAGGTTGCTCGATACACTGCAGATGCTTCATTTGGACCTGCCTTTGACTCTAACCGCATGGTATATCAGTGGGAGTCACTCTATTCTGACAACCCTCAGCCAGAACCTTGGACCGCAGCTGAAAATATGCCATCTGAATTTTTCGAAACCGGGACAAATGTTCAAAATAGCATTTCTATAAACGGTGGTATTTCGGATGGTGGTTACTATAATATTGGTTATAGCCAAAGTAACATTCGCGGAATGTTACCAAACAGCGAGCTTGATAAATACAAGCTTAATTTCAAAGGAGGGTACCAAGTAAGTGATAAAGTTACGGTAAGCGCCTCCATCAATTATTCTAAAACCAGTGGTCAGGGACGACCAGAACGTGGATACAGTACCATCATGTCTGAGTTTCGCCAGTGGTGGCAAACAAACGTTGATATAGAAAAACAACGGCAATCTTATTTCCGCAATAGAAAGAATAACACATGGAACTTGACCTCAGATAAAGCCGGTGCTTTTTACTGGAATAACCCATACTTCGAACAGTATGAAAATTACGCCAGTGATGAGCGGGACCGTTATGTTGGTAGTGCTGAAGTGAAGTACGAAGTAGTCGATTGGTTAAGTTTTACCGGTCGTGTTGCACTTGACAGCTACAACCAGCTTATCGAGGAACGGCAAAATGTTAACAGCGTTGGAGTATCTTCTTATTTCCGACAAACGGAATCATTCTCGGAATATAATTTTGATCTTTTGGCAAACTTCAACAAACGCCTTAATGAGTCTGTGGCCATTGATGGTGTTGTAGGAGCCAATATTAGACGTTCTTACACAGAAGGTATCTCAGCCAGTACTACCGGCGGACTTTTAGTTCCCGGACTTTACTCGCTGGATAATTCTGCTAGCTCCATTCAATATCCTGGCGAAACAGATCGCAAGTTGGGTGTGAACGGATATTTTGCTCAGCTGAATGTTAACTATAATGACTATTTGAACCTCTCATTAACAGGGAGAAGAGATAAATCTTCTAGCCTGCCTGATGGAGAGAATGTTTATTATTACCCATCAGCTTCACTTGGTTTTACATTCAGTGAGTTCCTTAACAATGATCTTTTAAGCTTCGGTAAAATTCGAGGAAGTTGGTCTGAAGTTGGGAACACAGCACCTGCATTTAGTCTTCAAGATACCTATCAACGCCCAAGCAACTTTGGTTCAGCAGGACGTTACACCTTACCTTCAACCAAAAATAATCCAGACCTAAAGCCCGAACGAACAAAGAGTTGGGAGGTTGGATTACAGTTAGGGTTTATTCAGGACCGTATTTTCATAGATGCCAGCTACTATGATGAAAATACAATCGATCAAATTCTTCCTGTAAACGTATCTGCTGCTTCCGGTTATACCTCACAATTTGTTAATGCCGGAAACGTCGAAAACCGTGGCGTAGAAGTGAGCTTTACAGGTATTCCCGTTCAGTCACGTAATCTCCGATGGAGTATTACGGCAAACTGGAGTAAAAATGTGAATACCGTTAAAGCACTTGCTCCAAATGTTAACTATTATGAACTTGCTTCACCACAAGGTGGTGTTAGTATTGGAGCTCTTGAAGGTGGTCCATATGGTGCCATTCGTGGATCAGATTTCATAAATGTTGACGGTAATCCCGTAAATCAAGACGGCGGCGAACCTGTTGTGGGGCCCGGCGGTTATTACCAAAGCACCACTACTTCCAATAACGTTATTGGGAATATGAATCCTGACTGGCGTGGTAGTATTTCAAATACAGTGAACGTTCAGAATTGGACCTTAGACGTACTAGTAGATGTGCGTTGGGGCGGAGACATCTTTTCGCTTGACCAATGGTACGGACAAGGTACTGGGCTCTATCCTGTAACAGCCGGATTAAATGACAAGGGAAATCCCAAACGAGATCCGGTTGCTCAGGGCGGTGGCGCTCGATTAGACGGTGTGCAAGCAGACGGTAGTAAGAATGATGTTTATGCTCCGGTTAATTATGCTGGACCATACGGCTACTTCAGTAATCCAAGTGCAGCTTATATTTATGACGGTAGCTATGTGAAACTGCGTGAAGTGGGCATTACCTACAATCTGCCGCAAAGCTTGATAAATAAATCAGGCGTACTTACCTCTGCTTCTATTTCGGCCAAGGGTAGAAACTTGTGGATTATTCACAAAAATATTCCCCATGCCGATCCCGAGCAGAACCTTGCCGGAAGTAACGTTCAAGGATACCAGGGAGGGAACTTACCTTCTGCCCGAAACGTCACTCTCAATCTGAAATTGAACTTTTAG
- the priA gene encoding replication restart helicase PriA — protein MPTFADIAFPTAVRQPFTYKLPQELQEQAGVGKRVWVPLQKHKAVGMVVNIHHEKPDFNTRPVEQVLDEESIVSDEILQLTKWMHRFYYCGWGEVIQAALPHGLNFSSEEHLEVGMEQLPAHLNEKQVEIVRQIKEKESYPLKEAEKRWGDGIIDQLVRQKVLGIWEKPIQKTAPKTEKLWMWTDLSSVEEARDLVSQYKENDNFYKWVQALEVLTETELPEFQKDLTSHSLLEYYTLQRISEENLITFEEVERNNLSIRYEYSPDQLHTLNEEQQQAFTQITSVLDKGEFGSFLLYGVTGSGKTEVYIHALKRALEQGKGGLVLVPEISLTPQIVERFYQIFGDEIAVLHSRLTNRERYDAWRSLQQGEKSIAIGARSAVFAPVPNLGIIIIDEEHDASYKQEDPAPRYHGRDVAIMRAHINDATVVMGSATPSMVSLQGSRTGKSKLLTLAERPLDSTMPEVQVLDLKQYRSAMRGPIAVPLYQATKEALAEDEQAIFLYNRRGFSSYLQCQHCGEIPGCPNCSVSLTFHKSKKQLRCHYCGYSQRQPRQCSECGHEVVTAQGSGTQQLEEQITELFPHAETLRMDFDTTSGKNAHANILNAFGRKEADILVGTQIVGKGLDFPDVTVVGVIDADTELAFPSFRSGERMYQLLSQVAGRSGRAEKEGKVFFQTWQPDHPAIQKAQKHDYEAFAEQELDQRKQLQYPPFSRIIRFIFKGKKERRVQQVAQVFTESLIKVLGQSGPVLGPSPAAIGKMQNYYRWETFIKIKPGNGAGAIEKLIDDVFDDYDEHKPQGGSSVRINVNVDALE, from the coding sequence TTGCCTACATTTGCCGACATTGCTTTCCCCACAGCTGTACGCCAGCCGTTTACCTATAAACTGCCTCAAGAACTTCAGGAACAGGCAGGGGTAGGTAAACGCGTTTGGGTACCCTTACAAAAACACAAAGCGGTGGGGATGGTTGTAAATATTCATCATGAAAAGCCGGACTTCAATACTCGTCCTGTTGAGCAAGTTTTGGATGAAGAATCCATTGTATCTGATGAGATTCTACAACTGACAAAATGGATGCATCGCTTTTATTACTGCGGATGGGGAGAGGTAATACAGGCTGCCCTGCCGCATGGACTTAATTTTTCATCCGAAGAACATCTTGAGGTTGGGATGGAACAATTACCCGCTCATCTCAATGAGAAGCAGGTGGAGATTGTCAGGCAGATTAAAGAAAAAGAATCCTATCCATTAAAAGAGGCCGAAAAGCGATGGGGAGATGGCATTATCGATCAGTTGGTTCGGCAAAAAGTGTTAGGAATATGGGAAAAGCCCATTCAAAAGACGGCTCCGAAGACAGAAAAGCTATGGATGTGGACCGACCTATCATCAGTTGAAGAAGCGCGTGATCTTGTATCGCAATACAAAGAAAACGACAACTTTTATAAATGGGTACAAGCCCTGGAGGTACTTACAGAAACGGAATTGCCGGAGTTCCAAAAAGACCTGACATCCCACAGCTTGTTGGAGTACTATACTTTGCAGCGGATTTCTGAAGAAAACTTAATTACTTTTGAAGAGGTAGAACGTAACAATCTAAGCATTCGGTATGAGTATAGCCCCGATCAGCTGCATACTCTTAATGAGGAGCAACAGCAGGCCTTTACCCAAATTACATCAGTATTGGATAAAGGTGAATTTGGCAGCTTTCTGCTTTACGGAGTTACCGGCAGCGGAAAAACTGAAGTATATATCCATGCTTTAAAACGGGCACTGGAACAGGGAAAGGGTGGACTTGTGCTGGTGCCCGAAATAAGTTTAACACCACAGATTGTAGAGCGATTTTATCAAATTTTTGGGGATGAAATTGCCGTGTTGCACAGTCGTCTGACAAACCGAGAGCGTTATGATGCGTGGCGGTCATTGCAGCAGGGAGAAAAGAGTATAGCTATTGGGGCACGCTCAGCGGTATTTGCTCCTGTCCCAAATTTAGGAATCATTATAATCGATGAAGAGCACGATGCTTCTTATAAGCAAGAAGACCCGGCACCGCGATATCACGGTCGGGATGTGGCTATTATGCGTGCTCATATTAACGATGCAACAGTTGTAATGGGCTCGGCGACGCCGAGCATGGTATCATTGCAGGGGAGCCGAACTGGAAAAAGCAAACTGCTTACACTTGCCGAACGACCTTTGGATTCTACCATGCCAGAGGTACAGGTGCTGGATCTAAAGCAGTACCGTTCAGCGATGCGGGGTCCTATTGCTGTACCTCTTTATCAGGCAACAAAAGAAGCACTTGCAGAAGATGAGCAGGCGATATTTTTATACAATCGTCGTGGCTTTTCTTCTTATCTGCAGTGCCAACATTGTGGTGAAATACCGGGATGTCCCAATTGTTCGGTAAGTCTGACATTTCACAAATCAAAAAAACAGCTGCGTTGTCATTACTGTGGATATTCGCAGCGGCAGCCCAGACAGTGCAGTGAATGTGGACATGAAGTGGTTACGGCTCAAGGCAGCGGCACACAGCAGCTTGAAGAGCAAATAACAGAATTGTTTCCGCATGCCGAAACGCTGCGCATGGACTTTGATACAACATCAGGTAAAAACGCACATGCCAATATTCTCAATGCCTTTGGGCGCAAAGAGGCAGATATTTTAGTAGGTACACAGATCGTGGGTAAAGGGCTTGATTTCCCGGATGTGACGGTGGTGGGGGTTATTGATGCCGATACGGAGCTGGCCTTCCCATCTTTTCGGTCGGGGGAGCGTATGTATCAGTTGTTGAGCCAGGTAGCAGGACGTTCGGGCCGGGCTGAAAAAGAAGGTAAAGTGTTTTTTCAAACATGGCAGCCCGATCACCCGGCAATACAAAAGGCCCAAAAGCATGATTATGAAGCTTTTGCGGAACAAGAACTTGACCAGCGAAAACAACTTCAGTACCCGCCTTTTTCGCGCATTATCCGTTTTATCTTTAAAGGGAAAAAAGAACGCAGGGTACAACAGGTAGCACAGGTATTTACCGAAAGCCTCATCAAAGTATTAGGGCAATCCGGTCCGGTACTGGGTCCATCGCCTGCTGCTATTGGAAAAATGCAGAATTATTATCGATGGGAGACATTTATCAAAATAAAACCCGGGAACGGAGCCGGTGCCATTGAGAAGCTTATTGATGACGTGTTTGATGATTATGACGAGCATAAACCCCAAGGGGGGAGTTCTGTTCGAATTAATGTAAATGTAGATGCGCTGGAATAA
- a CDS encoding CBS domain-containing protein, whose amino-acid sequence MGEARVKLADSQEEVQQFMKYVLKDLRAMDRMLEEDDWFETDPIRIGAEQELCLVDQHAKAWPKAMEILDQLQDGDNSPYTTEFAKFNLEINLSPLEFTGDCLSQMEENLQGHIDEVRSVTEEMGGELLLTGILPTIRKMDVDLKNLTPLQRYRALCEAINKLRSENFDLRIQGMDELLMKFDSPLLEACNTGFQVHLQVGPDEFVPKYNIAQLITAPVLACTVGSPILFGKRLWNETRIALFQQSVDTRTVGDHLRESSPRVTFGNKWVDESILEIFQEDTARYRVMLSSEVTEDVGKLLDEGTPPALKALQVHNGTVYRWNRPCYGVIDGKAHLRIENRVFPSGPTVTDEMANSAFWLGLMNQMEEYYPNVSEKMDFDDARMNFVAASKLGLDTKFRWFGDKRVNAVDLITEELLPIAREGLEKADIIDQDITEYLEIIEERVTAGQTPSYWMLNNYASLMKEHDSKEQTLAAITTAMIKNQKKGEPVHKWGRARMEDLEHWKPSSLIVEEFMTTDLFTVQKDDILEFVANLIDWRSIRYVPVENDKKHLVGLVTMRMLFNEYSNAVNHDEEVVQSVEDFMIKNPITVHPEASIMEAMEIMDSQQIGCLPVVKNNRLVGIITEQNYMTTVARLLKQLHANDTSDE is encoded by the coding sequence ATGGGTGAAGCAAGGGTAAAATTAGCCGACAGCCAGGAGGAAGTTCAGCAGTTTATGAAGTATGTGCTGAAAGACCTGCGGGCGATGGATCGTATGTTGGAAGAGGATGATTGGTTCGAGACAGACCCTATCCGTATTGGAGCCGAGCAGGAACTTTGCTTGGTCGATCAGCATGCCAAAGCTTGGCCCAAGGCAATGGAAATTTTGGATCAGCTGCAGGACGGTGATAATAGCCCATATACTACGGAGTTTGCTAAATTTAATTTGGAGATTAATCTTAGTCCGCTCGAATTTACCGGTGATTGCTTATCGCAGATGGAAGAAAATTTGCAGGGCCATATTGATGAAGTGCGTTCTGTAACGGAAGAAATGGGTGGAGAGCTATTGTTGACAGGCATTCTGCCAACAATTAGAAAGATGGATGTGGATTTAAAGAACTTGACTCCATTGCAACGGTATCGTGCGCTATGCGAAGCGATCAACAAGCTGCGCAGCGAAAATTTCGATCTCCGCATCCAGGGAATGGACGAACTGCTGATGAAGTTTGATTCTCCCCTTCTTGAGGCTTGTAATACTGGTTTCCAGGTGCACTTGCAGGTTGGTCCCGATGAGTTTGTGCCCAAGTATAATATTGCTCAGTTGATAACGGCTCCTGTATTGGCATGTACAGTCGGTTCACCCATCTTGTTTGGCAAACGGCTTTGGAATGAAACACGTATTGCACTTTTTCAACAATCTGTCGATACACGTACTGTGGGTGATCACCTGCGTGAAAGCAGTCCACGGGTAACATTTGGTAATAAATGGGTGGATGAAAGTATCCTCGAAATATTCCAAGAAGATACTGCACGTTACCGCGTGATGCTGAGTTCTGAGGTAACTGAAGATGTGGGAAAGTTGTTGGATGAAGGCACGCCACCGGCTCTTAAAGCTCTGCAGGTTCATAACGGAACGGTGTATCGATGGAATCGACCCTGTTACGGTGTCATCGACGGGAAGGCACATCTGCGGATAGAAAATCGTGTATTTCCGTCTGGTCCCACGGTCACTGATGAAATGGCGAACTCCGCTTTTTGGCTGGGGCTCATGAATCAGATGGAGGAGTATTATCCGAATGTATCCGAGAAAATGGACTTTGATGATGCGCGTATGAACTTTGTGGCTGCCTCTAAGCTGGGGTTGGATACCAAGTTTCGTTGGTTTGGTGATAAGCGTGTCAATGCTGTTGATTTAATTACGGAGGAGCTGCTGCCTATTGCACGTGAAGGACTTGAAAAGGCAGATATTATTGATCAGGATATTACGGAATATCTCGAAATTATTGAGGAGCGGGTTACCGCGGGTCAGACTCCTTCTTATTGGATGCTTAATAATTATGCCTCACTGATGAAAGAGCATGATTCCAAAGAACAGACGCTGGCAGCTATTACTACGGCCATGATCAAAAATCAGAAAAAAGGAGAGCCGGTGCATAAATGGGGACGAGCACGTATGGAAGACTTGGAGCATTGGAAGCCTTCGAGCCTGATTGTGGAAGAGTTTATGACAACTGACCTGTTTACAGTACAAAAAGATGATATTTTAGAATTTGTAGCAAATCTGATTGACTGGCGCAGCATACGGTATGTGCCGGTAGAGAATGATAAAAAGCACTTGGTGGGGCTTGTTACCATGCGAATGCTTTTTAATGAATACAGCAATGCCGTTAACCATGATGAAGAGGTCGTGCAGTCGGTCGAAGATTTTATGATCAAGAACCCGATTACTGTACATCCCGAGGCATCGATTATGGAGGCGATGGAAATAATGGATAGCCAACAAATTGGATGCTTGCCGGTAGTAAAAAATAACAGATTAGTTGGAATTATTACCGAGCAAAATTACATGACAACAGTAGCACGGCTACTTAAACAATTACATGCGAACGATACATCTGATGAATGA